A region of the Streptococcus suis genome:
TTGCTTGCAATGGTTTGATAGGCAATGACCACATCATTTTTGGCAATGCCATTTTGACCTGGAATTGAAATCAAGCTAACCTTCTGTTCAACTTCTTCTTTTGTTCCCAAACGGAAGGCATCTGTAGATTTGCGCAAGGCAATCAATCCTTTTGTAAAGGCCTGAGTACGGGTATTCTCTGGATAGAGCACCTCATCTGTCGCTTTGGTCCAGTCAAACTTGTTGACCGCATCCGATGAATCGTAAGAATCATGAATATAGTATGGATAGTCAAATGGCGTTCCATCTGCATTGGTCAACAAATGCGCCTTGTTTGGCACCTTGTCCTCTGTAACTGGCTCCTTGTAATCAGGATGGCGGAACTGTTTGGTCCGTCCATACTCCTGACCAGAATGGATAAACGGTGTCCCTTGAGCAGTCAAAACTAGCAAGTTACCCAAGCGTTGACGTTGGTGAATTTCAGTATAGTTTTCAGTAACTGACGGATCCTTCTTGATGGACTGAGCGATAATATCAAAGAGGGTCAAGTTATCATGCGCAGCAATATACTGGATCACATCACCTGGATCATCTGCCAAGAAATTGCCTGGCTGTGCCTTGATGTTATTGAAGACAGACTCAACACTCTTAGCACCGCCTGTGATAAAGGCTGGCTGACCTTCGTTTGGATAACCAGATTTAAGTGTATTGCGAATCTCATCTGAGAATACCGCAACAGTATCTGTTGAACTCATCCAGTCTTGGTCCGCTGGCTGAACAGGCTGATTGGCGTCGCCTGTAAAGGTTCTCCAACCTTCACCAAGCATAATGATGTTTGGATTGAGTTTTTGAGCCTCGGTAAAGGCCAGCTCAATCGCTTCGGCATCATGGTCCCCCATCATATCGAAGCGGAAACCATCTACCTTAAACTCATCCACAAGATACTTGATGGAATCAACTAAGACACGACGGCTCATGTAGTGAGTGGTTCCCAGACGACCACCACCAAAGCTTGATTTAGCTGTACCATCTGCCTCCATGAAGTGATAATAGTTTGGCTCTAAATCTTCAAATAAGAAGGTCTTAGAAGTGTGGTTATAGACCACATCCAAAATCACACCCATGCCTTGTTTGTGGATTTCATTGACTAGGTTTTTGAATTCCTCGATGCGTTTCATTGGATCTGTCGGATCTGTAGAATACATACCTGTAAAGGCAAAGTAGCTCTGTGGATCATAACCCCAGTTGTAGTTACTGTTGCTTGACGCGTACTCACTCATCCGCTCTGCATTTTTCAATTCATTGACAAAATAGTAGCTCATAACTGGGAGCAGCTGAATATGGGTCACACCTAGGTCTTTGAGGTAGCTGAGACGTTCTGCAAAGGCCGCAAAAGTACCAAACTGAGCTGTCAATTCATCAGAAATAGCAGGATCGGATGTGAAGTCACGGACATGTGCTTCATAGATAATGGCATCCTCACGCTGGTTGAAGTTAGGAATTGTGGCATAGTTCAAATCACTTGGACCAACTTCTGCTGGGTCCACAATCGCAGCTTTTGCAATCCGATAAGATGGATCTGTATCAGCCAAATCACTATTCCACTCCGCTAAAGATTTAGCATATGGGTCTAAAACAAGAACAGATTGATCCCCACGAGTGATTTCATAATGGTAGTAGTAACCACGATAGTCCGCGATACCAAGATCTGATTGACTGTTCAATTCGAGGTCCCATTGTCCCTTATCGCCCTTGGTCATGGCCAATTTACCGACCACCTTAGACTGGTCATCCTTATCATAAAGAACAACTGCTACACTGTCTGCGCTTGGAGACCAGAGAGTCATATCAACGACACTACCAGCCTGATGCACACGCGCACCAAGCTCTCCATCGTAAGCATAGAGCTCATCCTTCAATTGCCAGCTCATAGTTGTTGTGAAGCTATCATTGCCATATTTGAGGGTATAGCCCGCATTTTCTTTGTTGAAATCCCCGAGGACTCGCACCTTGTTGCTAGTAAGGTCCAAGACAAGGTCCGTCACAGCAACTGTCTGACCATTTTTATCTGTTACAGACAATTTCTCTAAGATGCTATCCTTATCCGCACCTTCCAGCGTTGTAAAGGCTGCTTCTAAAGCTGTTAAACTAACGTGAGAAACACCTGTCACACGGACATTATTGACAAAATAAGGGTTGGTGTAAATAGTCGCATCATCATCCTTGAGGAATATTTGTGTCTGATTTTTCAAATCTGTAAAGCTATAATCTTTCTGTTGAATCTTCACATCATCTCCTGACTTGCTTTCATCCAATAGCAAGAAGCCAATGGAACTTGGTAAATCTGTCAATTTAACATCGATATAGGCACCATACTTGCCTTGGTTTTCAAAATCAATACCATTTGGCCAGTCACCCAAGGCAACATCAGTCACATCTCCCCAGATCCAGAGACCTTTTTGGTCATAATTGCCATCGGTACGGAAGTAATTGATACGGATGTAGCCTTCTTTGAGCGGTTGATAGAGGCTGAGTTGATAGTTTTCATCAAACCAAGCTTCATTCATCTTGGTGCTAATTCGCTCAATGGTCTTGTCACCTGTGATGTTATCACCAGAAGTGTTATTAATCAACAGACTAATCTTGCTAGCTGTTTCATCTTTCATCTTGATGTCCAGATAATAGCCATAGTCATCCTGTTTAGCCGTGCTGAAATTGGTTGCACCTGTTGGCCAAGCACCAAGATCTGACGATGGTTTTTCGACATCATCCCATGTCCATAAACCTAGGCTAGATAAATTATCAGATGGTAGAGTTTTAAAGTGAACACGGAAGTAGCCTGCTTCAATTGGTTCTTCAGTCGCTCCTTGCACACTTGCATTGACGATGTCGCCTGCTTGAGTTTGAAGGAGCATGGTGCCACCTTGACCGATTGTTGGCAGTTCGACTTGAACAACCCATTTACCATCTTTCTCGATAGCTTGATAAGATTTTCCTGTGTAGGCATCTGTGACAACTACCTCCTGACCAGATACTTCAAGCGCCATTTCCTTGTTCTCGGTATTGGTTGAGAAGACAAGATAGGCAGCTTGATCTTGGTAACTGCGTTTGCTAATAAGCCAACCTTGGCTATCATTTCCAGCAAGGGTGCTTGTATCACCACGTGAGAGCAATGTTGAATTGGCATTGCGGAAAGCCAATAATTTCTGATAGTGGTCTGTGATGTCGCTCGTCTCTACCTTGCTCCAATCGAAATCGTACCGGTTGTCATAAACTGGCCAGTTGTTTTGTCCAGATTGACCTAATTCTTCACCGTAGTAGATGACTGGCTGACCTTTAGCAGTAATCAAGAGACTAGCAGCCAATTTCAGTTTATCCAGATTTCCTTCTTTTTCTGCCCCACCGAGACTGTAGAGGAAACCATCTTCGTCGTGACTACCCAAGAATTGACCCAGAGAAGCTGCACTAGTCAGAACCTTGCTACGTTCTTCCAGCTCTTTTCCAGCTGCTTTTAGTTGACCATTGACTAGATATTTGGCAATATCCTTGAAGCCAAAGTCCAACAAGCTATCCATCGTACCGATTCCCAAGTCACCCTTGGTATCCTTATAATTCGCTCCCCAAGTTTCCCCAATCAAGTGGAAGTCAGGATCTCTATCCACCAATTCATTTTTGAAATGTTGCCATGTGGTATCATCAACGTGTTTGACTGTATCGACACGGAAAGCATAGATAGAATTGCCCTTGGCAGTTGTTGAGCGTTCCAACCAAGATGCTTGCCAAGCAACCAACTGATTGCGAACAGCTGCTTCTTCTGTCTTGAAGTCTGGTAATCCAGATAATGAGCCTAATTGGTCATCTCCCTGCTTGTCTTCTTCCTTAGTCCGTACCATACCTGCAAAGGTTTCTTCTGTACCATAGCCAGCATGGTTCAGCACCACGTCAACAACAATGTTTATACCTTTTTCGGCTGCGGCATCAATCAATTCGTGGAAATCAGCTAAACTTCCCAAATGCGGATTTAGTTTCTCAAAATTGGATGCCCAATAACCATGATAAGCATAGTATTCTCCATCTTTTACGCTACCAACATTCTGTGGAATATTTTCCACAATCGGAGTCAACCAGATAGAGTCCACACCCAGTTCTTTCAAGTAGTCCAGCTTGGCTGTCACTCCTTTGAAGTCACCGCCCTGGTAAAGACCGCGTGGGTTGGTGACCGTTCCTTCCACCAGCTTATCATTGCTGGTGTCTCCATTATAGAAACGGTCTGTCATCATGAAGTAGATGACTTGCTCGTCCCAGTCTTTTTCACCTTCTGCCTTGATACGCTCTGTAATGGTTACATCTAGGCTAGTTTCATAGTAGCCGTTGTCCTTGTCATAGACCTTTACAGGAAGACTATATGTACCTGGCGCTGTGCTAGACGTCGCTTTAATGGTCACACGATTGAGCTCAGTAGAGATTGGCACAAGGCCTCCACCGATGGCACTTGTATCGACTTCCATTTTGACAATCTCAGCATTTTCAGGGTTGGTGACAGTTACAGATACCAAGCCGCTTTCATTGTAGTTGAATGGTGCTTTCACACTTGCCCCAACAGTCACATTTTTTGTACCCGGAGTAGCTTTACTTGTATCAAGTTCTACTTTTTCTTCAATAAAATATGGATTGGTATAGACTTTGTCGTCGTCATTGCGAAGGAAAATTTGGCTATGCCGTTTACGATCTGCAAAGGCTAAATCAATGGTTTTATTGCCTGCCAAATCTGGATTATTCTGATTGATTAGCAGAAATCCAAGCTTGGAATCTAAACCGTTTGATAGAGGAATGTCAACATAAGCGCCGTATTTCCCAAGTTTAAAATCAACGGCACCTGTTGGCCAGCCATCACTCGCTTCAGTCGTATCGCCCCAAGTCCAAACGCCCCAACCTTCATAATTGTTGTCTTCACGTGTGTAGTTGATACGGAGGACGTTTTCATCTTTGAGCGGCTCATAGCTAGAAACAGTATAATCACTAGCAATCCAAGCCTCATTTTGTTCCGGAACAAGAAGCTCCACTTTCTGGTCCGATTCTGTTATTTTTTCCCCATCTTTAAGGACCAAATAACCGATTGTGCCTGGTGTCTCAGATTTTTTAATATCAACGTAATGGCCGTAGTCATCTACCTGACTGCTTGAAAAGTTCGCTGTATCCGTTGGCCATTGATTCCCATCGGACGGCTCTGCCACTCCTCCCCAAGTCCAAAGTCCTTGACTTTCTGGTGCTGTTTCATCTACATTTTCAAAGTGCAGACGAATGTTGCCTTCTTCAATAGGAACTTCCTCTGGAGCAACTGCATCGGCTGTTTCTGTTACCGCTGTCGCTTCAGCTACCATAGAATCTGTAGCTTCTATCGCAGTTGTGGTCGCTTCTACCGCGCCGCCATCCTGTTCCGAAAGAATCGTTGAACTAGTTGACGCAGGGAGGACAACTTCCTCTGCCTGCACTAGTTGACCTGCTCCACTTAAAAACAGAGCAGCCGCAATCCCAACAGAGGCTACACCTACATTTAGTTTACGAATGCCAAAAATCTGTTTCTTCTCTAGCATCCCTGTTCGTTTCATATTCTGAACGGATTTCTTTTTCATAGACTCCTCCATATAATACTCAATGAAAATCAAAAACAGACTAGGCGACGCAGATGCAGATAGAACTGAAGTTCATCAAATCAAGTCAACAACGTCTGATTTTGATTTTCGAAGAGTATAAATAAGTTTGAATTGTACACTACCAGTATATACAATTCCAAGGAGTTTTTGCAAACGTTTTCTTAAATGTTAGCGGTAACAAGTTTTTAAGCTACTATCTAACAAAAATAGAATAAACAGCCCCCTCCTCTTTTGCTCCTACACGGTCTGCCGATTAAAAAAGAGACTACTGAGGTGTAGTCTCCCTTTCAATTAAGGTTGCCTGGCAGTAATGCCCCTGTCTAGCCAGAGGCTTGCCATCCAATATCGTCATTAAATGTTTGACGCTAAGAGCCCCCATTTGACGAATCGGCTGCTTCATCGTCGTCAAGGCTGGTCTGGACATCCGATCTAAAAAGAAGCCGTCAAAACCAATCACCCCAACGTCATTCGGAATAGACTTTCCTAGAGCTTGTAAACCTCTTGTAACCCCAAGAGCGAGACGATCCGATGCGCAGATAAAACAGGTGTTTTCTGGTAAATAATCAAGATTTTTCACAAATTCTTCCGCAACACGAGAACGATTTTCCAATCGATAGAGATGAGTTTCTCGGCCCTGCATCGCATCTTTGTAGCCTTCTTCTCTCCCTTTTTCAAAGGCTTCTGGCAAGTCAATCCCTACAAAAACAATCCTCTCATAACCTTTTGATAAAGCAAACTGGGTTGCGGACCTAGTCGCCAAACGATTGTCTGAATCTACAAAAGGAAGGCCTTCTTGATTCTCCCCAAATAAAATCAATGGCTTCCGCAGCCCTTTCAACCAAGGGTAGTCATCCTTGCGAGCGCCAGTCACGATGTAACCATCACATTGATCAGTAATCTGACTTGGATTGGTCACCAACTGCAAAGTATAATTTCGATGATTGAGCTCATCAGCGATTCCTGCAAGAAGGTCGATATAGTACGGCTCTACCACATCCATCTTTTCGAGAATGACAGCCTGAACAATCAGCGTCCGTTGCTGGGCCAAGGCCTTGGCCGCCACATTTGGCTTATAGTTTAATTCTTCCATCGCAGCTGTTACGAGCGTCCGCAACTCTTTTGTAACTTGTTCTGGATGGTTGATGACACGCGAAACAGTCATCTTTGATACATTGGCTAACCTAGCCACATCAGTTAATGTCGTCATAGAACTCCTCCCTAATTCTATTTCTGTTGCTTATCTTTTAGCAAGCAAACAATCAAAATTGTGCAAACGTTTTCTTTAGGTTATTATATACTATTTATTACTAAAAAGTAAAGACCTTTCGAATACATTTATCGTCATTTAGTTTTCCTTCTATTACTCCTTGCCTAACTTCATCTATGCCTGCAGCTCATCGCCTCGTGCTAAAAGTACTATCTAAGAATATCCATTCCCTCTAAACAAAAAATACTCCAACCGCTAGACCAATCAATGTCTAACAATTGAAGTATCATTGTTAAATTCTGTCCATTTTCTGTACGATTATGGAAATGAATAAGATAAATTACTTGCTTAGCTTACTCAACATCTACCTTTTGAATGCGAGCTAAGAATTGCTTAGTACGTTCTTCTTGTGGACGGTCAAAAATGTCTTCTGGTCGGCCTTCTTCAATAATCTGGCCGCCACCCATAAAAATCACTCGGTCTGCCACTGCACGCGCGAAACCCATCTCGTGCGTCACAACCACCATGGTCATACCTTCTTTTGCCAACTGCATCATGACAGCCAAGACCTCACCGATTAACTCAGGATCCAAGGCCGAGGTTGGTTCATCAAAATAGATAATCTCGGTCTTTATATCTCATATTAATTATACTCCAGCTGGTGAGTAAATATAGCTGACTGTTCCTTCGCTAGTTGTTGTTGGATCAAAGAAACCTCGGACATTACTTGGGTAGTATACTCCACCATAGTTTGATTCCTTAACTTGAATGTGACCGTTAGCTGCCACATCTGTTACATAGGCAACATGACCGTAGCCTCCATCTGTCCATACAGCAATAGCGCCAACTTTTGGAGTCGTTCCCACTTCATATCCAAGCGCTGCCGCACTAGCTGCCCAATCTCCACCATTACCCCAATAGTTTCCAACCCAAGGAGCCATTTCTTTGGCACCCCAAGTACACTGACCCGCTGGATAGGTATTAGCCGTATATTCCACAGCAACCTCTGACACCATATTGGTAGCCAAAGCAGCCTTTGCAGCGGCAGCAGCTTTGGCTGCTTTTTTTGCAGCTTCAACCTTTTTTGTTAACGCTGATACTGTCGGACTATCGCTTATAACTGTGTCATCTGCACTGACATTCACCATTCCCGACCATAAAAGATTTCCTATGAGGGCTGTAAACAGTCCCAATTTGAATTGTTTTTTTATCATTTGATAACTCATAATATTTAATTCCTTCGTGTTTTTTATGCCCTATCTATCCTAAGGGATAATCCTTGCAGAGAGCTTAAAGAAATGTAACAAATATTACAGACAACTTGCAATCTCTTAACAATCACAGTGTCCGAACTTTTTGTCAAAAAACGACCTCCAATACGGAAGTCGTTTTCTATTTAGCGTAATTATTTTCTCCTACTTCTAAGTACACTGAGTAAAATGAACACCAAACCAGATATAATGTTTAGATATTTATTCCCATAAAGCGGACTAGTCGCGATAAGGAAAAATCCTAGCGCCAATAAGAAAGGAGATTTGTTCTTGGAAAACATTAGTCCTCACCAGCCTTAACCTTGTTGGCCGCAATGACAAATGGTGTCCAAATCAAGAAGGCAACAAAGAGGTTGAAGAGCGAAACCAGGGCCGCCATAATGTTACCACCTGTTGCCAAATAAGCGTATAGACCTGGCGGGGTAATCCAAGGTACAGCTAGAAAGACAGGAGGAATGAGTCCAGCAGCAGTCGCTAAATAAGCAATCGCTGCACAAATCGGTGGTACAATAAGCCATGGAATAACAAAGAGCGGATTTAAGACCATCGGAATACCAAAGGTAATCGGCTCGTTGATGTTAAAGACTCCCATCGGAGCTGATAGCTTGGCAACCATCTTGTATTCTTCCCGTTTAGAGAAGATGAAAATTGCAATAATCAGAGCCAGGGTCACGCCTGATCCCCCCATTTGAGCATAGGCGTCAAAGGATCCACGTGTCCAAAGCCAAGGCAAATCTGCAACACTTCTTGTTGCTTCATAGGCAGCAGTATTCTCATTCAGGGCGATGAGGTAAATTCCATCCATGACCGGTGCCAAGACATTGTGTCCATGCAAACCAAAGAACCAGAAAAGTTGAACGAGGAAGGTTAGGAGTACGACTGAGCCAAGTCCTTGCGATAAACCAAGTAAAGGCATCTGAATATAGGTTGACACCACATCACTCAAGGACTGACCAGATACAGAAAATACGAGATAAGCCACAATTGAAGATGCGTAGATAGCTGCTGTACCAGGAATAATAGCCGCAAAAGCCTTGTTGACTGCTGGTGGAACAGTGTCTGGTAGCTTGATGATGATATTGCGTTTCACTAGGCTTGCATAGACAAAAGTCGCCAGGAAGCCAATAAACATGGCTGTGAAGAGACCTGTTGCTCCACCATATTTCAGCGCAATCGCTCCCCATTCACTGGTTTCCAATATAGAAACACCATCAGTAGTGACAATGGTCAAACCAAGCCCTTCCAGAGCAGTAATAACCGATTTATCCACCCCTTCCAAAGCAGTTGAAATGGTAAGGCTTTGAGGAATGGTTGAAATGAAGGATGCGAAGGAAATCAAACCGCCCGCTAAAGGATTGACCTTGTACATCAGAGACAAGTTGTAACCAAAGGCAAAGGCAAAGACAAGCGCCATAATCCCAATGGTTCCAAAATAAACATAGCCATTGATGTTAATGATAGGCTGCATAGCTTCTGCAAAGCCTGTCCAACCCATATTGTTTGGAATATCCCTCAAAAAGACATTGAGCAGGACGGCCACCGTACCAGCCATTGTAATCGGCATCATGGAGATAAAGGAATCACGAATGGCAATCAAATGACGTTGCGAGCCGATTTTTCCTGATATTTCCATGAACTTTTCAGAAATATTTGACATAATCTGTCTCCTTTTCTATTTTTTTATTGTTGTATAAACAAAATCACGATGTCGAAGCACCTTCTTTAGAATACCGAATCAGTGCTTCTAATTGAGCATCTGTCTGCCGTTTCAAACTCTTAGAGAAGACTTTCTCCATTAAAAAGTAGTTCCCTCTCATAAATAAGTCTGCCGCTTCCATTTCATAAGAGTATTCAATCTCTGTTTGATTGTCCCCCAAAGCGTGCAAATCATAGCGGATATACTCTTTTCCTCGATTGGAATGAAAACAAACAGCATAACGATAGGGAGCAAGAAATTCCTCTACATGCACCTTGACACTATGCTCTCCTTTGTTTCCAAATGTTTTTACATAGGTCAACCCCTTCTGGATATCTTGATCAAGAAGAGGACGTCCAGTATTTTGCTGATAATCCTCTTTCAAGGACCGACCAATCGTAGCAAACAATTGTTCAATTGGAACCTGTCCTATTTTTTTGATTTTCATACCTGTCCTCCTATCTCCGTTATCCAACAAGGTGGCCTAGCCACAATTCTTCTGTTCAGCTAAACGCTTATAGAGC
Encoded here:
- a CDS encoding PTS cellobiose transporter subunit IIC, with protein sequence MSNISEKFMEISGKIGSQRHLIAIRDSFISMMPITMAGTVAVLLNVFLRDIPNNMGWTGFAEAMQPIININGYVYFGTIGIMALVFAFAFGYNLSLMYKVNPLAGGLISFASFISTIPQSLTISTALEGVDKSVITALEGLGLTIVTTDGVSILETSEWGAIALKYGGATGLFTAMFIGFLATFVYASLVKRNIIIKLPDTVPPAVNKAFAAIIPGTAAIYASSIVAYLVFSVSGQSLSDVVSTYIQMPLLGLSQGLGSVVLLTFLVQLFWFFGLHGHNVLAPVMDGIYLIALNENTAAYEATRSVADLPWLWTRGSFDAYAQMGGSGVTLALIIAIFIFSKREEYKMVAKLSAPMGVFNINEPITFGIPMVLNPLFVIPWLIVPPICAAIAYLATAAGLIPPVFLAVPWITPPGLYAYLATGGNIMAALVSLFNLFVAFLIWTPFVIAANKVKAGED
- a CDS encoding LacI family transcriptional regulator → MTTLTDVARLANVSKMTVSRVINHPEQVTKELRTLVTAAMEELNYKPNVAAKALAQQRTLIVQAVILEKMDVVEPYYIDLLAGIADELNHRNYTLQLVTNPSQITDQCDGYIVTGARKDDYPWLKGLRKPLILFGENQEGLPFVDSDNRLATRSATQFALSKGYERIVFVGIDLPEAFEKGREEGYKDAMQGRETHLYRLENRSRVAEEFVKNLDYLPENTCFICASDRLALGVTRGLQALGKSIPNDVGVIGFDGFFLDRMSRPALTTMKQPIRQMGALSVKHLMTILDGKPLARQGHYCQATLIERETTPQ
- a CDS encoding pullulanase, with product MKRTGMLEKKQIFGIRKLNVGVASVGIAAALFLSGAGQLVQAEEVVLPASTSSTILSEQDGGAVEATTTAIEATDSMVAEATAVTETADAVAPEEVPIEEGNIRLHFENVDETAPESQGLWTWGGVAEPSDGNQWPTDTANFSSSQVDDYGHYVDIKKSETPGTIGYLVLKDGEKITESDQKVELLVPEQNEAWIASDYTVSSYEPLKDENVLRINYTREDNNYEGWGVWTWGDTTEASDGWPTGAVDFKLGKYGAYVDIPLSNGLDSKLGFLLINQNNPDLAGNKTIDLAFADRKRHSQIFLRNDDDKVYTNPYFIEEKVELDTSKATPGTKNVTVGASVKAPFNYNESGLVSVTVTNPENAEIVKMEVDTSAIGGGLVPISTELNRVTIKATSSTAPGTYSLPVKVYDKDNGYYETSLDVTITERIKAEGEKDWDEQVIYFMMTDRFYNGDTSNDKLVEGTVTNPRGLYQGGDFKGVTAKLDYLKELGVDSIWLTPIVENIPQNVGSVKDGEYYAYHGYWASNFEKLNPHLGSLADFHELIDAAAEKGINIVVDVVLNHAGYGTEETFAGMVRTKEEDKQGDDQLGSLSGLPDFKTEEAAVRNQLVAWQASWLERSTTAKGNSIYAFRVDTVKHVDDTTWQHFKNELVDRDPDFHLIGETWGANYKDTKGDLGIGTMDSLLDFGFKDIAKYLVNGQLKAAGKELEERSKVLTSAASLGQFLGSHDEDGFLYSLGGAEKEGNLDKLKLAASLLITAKGQPVIYYGEELGQSGQNNWPVYDNRYDFDWSKVETSDITDHYQKLLAFRNANSTLLSRGDTSTLAGNDSQGWLISKRSYQDQAAYLVFSTNTENKEMALEVSGQEVVVTDAYTGKSYQAIEKDGKWVVQVELPTIGQGGTMLLQTQAGDIVNASVQGATEEPIEAGYFRVHFKTLPSDNLSSLGLWTWDDVEKPSSDLGAWPTGATNFSTAKQDDYGYYLDIKMKDETASKISLLINNTSGDNITGDKTIERISTKMNEAWFDENYQLSLYQPLKEGYIRINYFRTDGNYDQKGLWIWGDVTDVALGDWPNGIDFENQGKYGAYIDVKLTDLPSSIGFLLLDESKSGDDVKIQQKDYSFTDLKNQTQIFLKDDDATIYTNPYFVNNVRVTGVSHVSLTALEAAFTTLEGADKDSILEKLSVTDKNGQTVAVTDLVLDLTSNKVRVLGDFNKENAGYTLKYGNDSFTTTMSWQLKDELYAYDGELGARVHQAGSVVDMTLWSPSADSVAVVLYDKDDQSKVVGKLAMTKGDKGQWDLELNSQSDLGIADYRGYYYHYEITRGDQSVLVLDPYAKSLAEWNSDLADTDPSYRIAKAAIVDPAEVGPSDLNYATIPNFNQREDAIIYEAHVRDFTSDPAISDELTAQFGTFAAFAERLSYLKDLGVTHIQLLPVMSYYFVNELKNAERMSEYASSNSNYNWGYDPQSYFAFTGMYSTDPTDPMKRIEEFKNLVNEIHKQGMGVILDVVYNHTSKTFLFEDLEPNYYHFMEADGTAKSSFGGGRLGTTHYMSRRVLVDSIKYLVDEFKVDGFRFDMMGDHDAEAIELAFTEAQKLNPNIIMLGEGWRTFTGDANQPVQPADQDWMSSTDTVAVFSDEIRNTLKSGYPNEGQPAFITGGAKSVESVFNNIKAQPGNFLADDPGDVIQYIAAHDNLTLFDIIAQSIKKDPSVTENYTEIHQRQRLGNLLVLTAQGTPFIHSGQEYGRTKQFRHPDYKEPVTEDKVPNKAHLLTNADGTPFDYPYYIHDSYDSSDAVNKFDWTKATDEVLYPENTRTQAFTKGLIALRKSTDAFRLGTKEEVEQKVSLISIPGQNGIAKNDVVIAYQTIASNGDRYAVFVNADSKERSFVLSDIYKELLKGQVLVDGKRAGIAALTDLVGVTLTDDAVVLAPLTATVIRLPYITTAVPDIAPTAEEKPSLDFTTKERTEEKILPIVEEIRYDETLAKGQSYVLQEGKAGKRVLVYQDVLVDGKVAATNLLSETVVDSETRIVVKGSMEAKKEAEKPSLSTPPAQVSGQTTSISTKESLPATGDHQSDLALLSLGLAGLGLTVAAQGRTKKSEE
- a CDS encoding DUF3284 domain-containing protein; translation: MKIKKIGQVPIEQLFATIGRSLKEDYQQNTGRPLLDQDIQKGLTYVKTFGNKGEHSVKVHVEEFLAPYRYAVCFHSNRGKEYIRYDLHALGDNQTEIEYSYEMEAADLFMRGNYFLMEKVFSKSLKRQTDAQLEALIRYSKEGASTS
- a CDS encoding ABC transporter related protein, giving the protein MDPELIGEVLAVMMQLAKEGMTMVVVTHEMGFARAVADRVIFMGGGQIIEEGRPEDIFDRPQEERTKQFLARIQKVDVE
- a CDS encoding CHAP domain-containing protein translates to MIKKQFKLGLFTALIGNLLWSGMVNVSADDTVISDSPTVSALTKKVEAAKKAAKAAAAAKAALATNMVSEVAVEYTANTYPAGQCTWGAKEMAPWVGNYWGNGGDWAASAAALGYEVGTTPKVGAIAVWTDGGYGHVAYVTDVAANGHIQVKESNYGGVYYPSNVRGFFDPTTTSEGTVSYIYSPAGV